From a region of the Lactuca sativa cultivar Salinas chromosome 4, Lsat_Salinas_v11, whole genome shotgun sequence genome:
- the LOC128133239 gene encoding uncharacterized protein LOC128133239 — translation MTMLGVKTLVIILFLQAMFVSMVTEAASANKVKRVKPPKPVKPVQEILTCKSRKSRCFMKRIKCPVECPKVKPKNPKDKACFLDCYSPKCEAVCKSRKPNCNGPGAACYDPRFIGGDGIVFYFHGKSNEHFSLISDTDLQINARFIGLRPEGRTRDYTWIQALGLKFGHHNFTLEATRTQKWDDDVDHLKLSYDGKELFIPEGHSSEWNSPEGDVQVERTATSNSVTVTIPDHAEISVNVIPVSEEDSKIHNYQIPTNDSFAHLEVQFRFFGLSSKVEGILGRTYRPDFENPAKQGVAMPVVGGDDKYKTSSLLAADCALCVFSPNEIKDEHGSPIMKFGMLDCTGGGNGITCKK, via the exons atgACGATGTTGGGTGTTAAGACCCTAGTGATAATTTTATTTTTACAGGCAATGTTTGTGTCGATGGTGACTGAAGCTGCATCTGCTAATAAGGTAAAACGTGTTAAACCTCCAAAGCCTGTGAAACCCGTTCAGGAGATTTTAACTTGCAAAAGCCGAAAAAGCAGATGTTTCATGAAGCGCATCAAGTGCCCCGTAGAATGCCCCAAGGTTAAACCAAAGAACCCTAAAGACAAAGCATGTTTTCTTGATTGTTATTCACCCAAATGCGAGGCCGTGTGTAAAT CACGTAAGCCAAACTGCAATGGACCTGGAGCTGCATGCTACGACCCACGATTCATTGGTGGTGATGGAATTGTATTCTATTTTCATGGAAAAAGCAACGAGCATTTTAGTTTGATATCTGATACCGATCTCCAAATCAACGCACGTTTTATTGGACTTCGACCTGAAGGTAGAACTCGTGACTATAcatggatccaagcattaggattgAAGTTTGGCCATCACAATTTCACTCTTGAAGCGACAAGGACCCAAAAATGGGATGATGATGTTGATCACCTAAAGTTATCATATGATGGGAAGGAATTGTTCATTCCAGAAGGCCATTCCTCCGAGTGGAATTCCCCAGAAGGCGATGTACAAGTTGAAAGGACTGCAACAAGCAATAGTGTAACTGTCACCATACCAGATCATGCTGAGATATCTGTTAATGTGATTCCAGTATCAGAAGAAGACAGCAAGATACATAATTATCAGATTCCAACAAATGATAGCTTTGCTCACTTGGAAGTACAGTTTCGATTCTTTGGTTTATCATCTAAAGTTGAAGGGATTCTTGGTAGAACTTATCGTCCTGATTTTGAAAATCCAGCAAAACAAGGAGTGGCAATGCCTGTGGTGGGTGGTGATGATAAGTACAAGACTAGTTCGCTCCTTGCGGCTGATTGTGCCCTCTGCGTGTTCTCTCCAAATGAAATCAAGGATGAACATGGCTCGCCAATAATGAAGTTTGGCATGCTAGACTGTACGGGTGGAGGAAATGGAATTACATGTAAGAAATAA